A part of Silvimonas soli genomic DNA contains:
- the gspH gene encoding type II secretion system minor pseudopilin GspH, which produces MNTLARRIQRGFTLIEILVALALIGIILGLAVVKLGQSDAQVSEHEARRLAAVLEDARDEAIAGGRTIGWSTDGHGYQFWVQDDQNNWQAIPNHEVLKPYELPENLRVTKQTANLRDLRLGERIVFEASGVNQPFTVEMTLGQSEWMLEGDVMGRVNAHVVQPDA; this is translated from the coding sequence ATGAACACGCTTGCCCGGCGCATACAGCGCGGTTTTACTCTGATCGAGATTCTGGTCGCGCTGGCGCTGATAGGCATCATTCTGGGGCTAGCCGTCGTCAAGCTGGGCCAGTCTGATGCTCAAGTGTCTGAGCATGAAGCACGGCGGCTGGCTGCCGTGCTGGAAGACGCCCGCGATGAAGCCATTGCGGGTGGCCGCACCATCGGCTGGTCCACCGATGGTCATGGCTACCAGTTCTGGGTGCAAGACGATCAGAACAACTGGCAAGCCATTCCCAATCATGAAGTGCTCAAACCCTACGAGTTGCCCGAAAATTTGCGGGTGACCAAACAAACGGCCAATCTGCGCGATTTGCGGCTGGGCGAACGCATTGTGTTCGAGGCTTCCGGCGTGAATCAGCCGTTTACCGTGGAAATGACGTTAGGCCAAAGCGAGTGGATGCTGGAAGGCGATGTCATGGGGCGGGTTAACGCGCATGTGGTGCAGCCCGATGCTTGA
- the gspG gene encoding type II secretion system major pseudopilin GspG: MFAAASRRAAGAAQRGFTLIEILVVITILAILGALIVPKIMDRPNDARVVAAKQDIRSVVQALKLYKLDNGRYPTTEQGLKALVEKPTASPAPANWKNGGYLEKLPKDPWGNDYIYLNPGLHGEIDVMSYGADGQAGGENYDADIGSWQQ; encoded by the coding sequence ATGTTTGCAGCAGCATCCCGTCGCGCGGCTGGTGCCGCCCAGCGCGGCTTTACCCTGATTGAAATTCTGGTGGTGATTACCATTCTGGCCATCCTTGGGGCGTTGATTGTTCCCAAGATCATGGATCGGCCAAACGACGCTCGCGTGGTCGCCGCCAAGCAGGATATTCGCTCAGTCGTACAGGCACTCAAACTCTACAAACTGGACAACGGCCGCTATCCGACTACCGAACAAGGCCTGAAAGCCCTGGTTGAAAAGCCAACGGCCAGCCCGGCACCAGCCAACTGGAAAAACGGTGGCTACCTGGAAAAGCTGCCGAAAGACCCGTGGGGCAACGATTACATTTATCTCAACCCAGGCCTGCATGGCGAGATTGACGTCATGAGCTACGGCGCAGACGGTCAGGCTGGCGGCGAGAATTACGACGCCGACATCGGTTCCTGGCAGCAGTAA
- the gspF gene encoding type II secretion system inner membrane protein GspF yields MTAFRYVATSQDGENKRGMIEADTQRHARTLLRDQGLWVSEIGEIATGTTSLGRSRGLGGQRLSVWTRQFATLLDASLTIEQALAVLIEQSEDEREKQLAGALRSEILAGSSLSQALARQGKAFPELYRTIVAAGEESGRAATVMQRLADYLESRAALASKVALAFVYPAVVMAVSVLVIVGLLTWVVPQMVTVFQSAKTELPFLTRAMLWASAAVRQWGWLILLLLIAAGVGSWQALKQEAIRRKFDAWCLRVPLFGRFVRAGNTARLASTLAILVGSGVPLLKALQAAVGVISNLPLREAVQESARQVREGVPLSRSLAPSKLFPPVLIHLIASGEATGRLEYMLDKAAAQQSQELENRVATFTSLLGPMMVLAMGIVVLLIVLAILLPVFEMNQLVK; encoded by the coding sequence GTGACCGCTTTTCGCTATGTAGCGACTAGCCAGGATGGCGAAAACAAGCGCGGCATGATTGAAGCCGACACGCAACGACACGCCCGCACTTTACTGCGCGACCAAGGCTTGTGGGTCAGCGAAATAGGTGAAATTGCCACCGGCACCACCAGTCTGGGGCGCAGCCGTGGTTTGGGTGGGCAGCGGCTTTCGGTGTGGACGCGGCAATTTGCTACGTTGCTGGATGCCAGTCTCACCATCGAACAAGCCTTGGCAGTGCTGATCGAACAAAGCGAAGACGAGCGCGAGAAACAACTGGCTGGCGCCTTGCGCAGCGAGATTCTGGCCGGTTCATCCTTGTCGCAAGCGCTGGCTCGGCAGGGCAAAGCTTTTCCCGAGTTGTATCGCACCATCGTAGCCGCTGGCGAAGAATCTGGCCGGGCGGCAACGGTCATGCAACGGCTGGCTGATTATCTGGAATCGCGTGCAGCGCTGGCTTCCAAAGTGGCGTTGGCGTTTGTCTATCCAGCGGTGGTAATGGCCGTGTCGGTGCTGGTGATTGTCGGGCTGCTGACCTGGGTTGTGCCGCAGATGGTGACCGTGTTTCAGAGCGCCAAAACCGAACTGCCGTTCCTGACCCGCGCCATGCTGTGGGCCTCTGCCGCAGTGCGCCAATGGGGCTGGTTGATCTTGTTGTTGCTGATTGCTGCTGGTGTCGGCAGCTGGCAGGCGCTCAAACAAGAAGCCATACGACGCAAGTTTGATGCATGGTGTTTGCGGGTGCCGCTATTTGGCCGCTTTGTGCGGGCAGGCAATACGGCCCGGTTGGCATCCACCCTGGCGATTCTGGTGGGCAGTGGTGTACCGCTTTTGAAGGCATTGCAGGCCGCGGTGGGCGTTATCAGCAACCTACCGTTGCGTGAGGCGGTGCAAGAATCTGCTCGCCAGGTACGTGAAGGCGTACCGTTATCGCGTTCCCTGGCACCGAGCAAGTTGTTCCCTCCCGTATTGATTCACCTGATCGCCAGCGGCGAAGCCACGGGCCGGCTGGAATACATGCTGGACAAAGCCGCCGCACAGCAAAGTCAGGAACTGGAAAACCGCGTGGCTACCTTTACCAGCTTGCTCGGACCAATGATGGTGCTGGCGATGGGTATCGTGGTGTTGTTGATTGTGTTGGCAATTTTGCTTCCTGTTTTCGAAATGAACCAATTGGTCAAATGA